One segment of Carya illinoinensis cultivar Pawnee chromosome 1, C.illinoinensisPawnee_v1, whole genome shotgun sequence DNA contains the following:
- the LOC122310967 gene encoding jasmonoyl--L-amino acid synthetase JAR4-like gives MLEKMEEFDSERVVEEFEAITKDAGKVQREALKKILEQNASAEYLQNLGLNGRTDPEGFKACVPLVTHEELEPYILRIVDGDPSPILTGKPITTISLSSGTTQGKQKFIPFNEELMESTMQIYRTSFAFRNREFPIGNGKALQLIYSSKQFKTKGGLAAGTATTNVFRNSKFKRTMKAMQSQSCSPDEVIFGPDFHQSLYCHLLCGLIFRDEVQFVTSTFAHSIIHAFITFEQVWEELCTDIRYGVLSSKITFPPIRTAMSKLLKPNPELADLIHRKCTGLSNWYRLIPELFPNAKYIYGILTGSMEPYLKKLRHYAGELPLLSADYGSSEGWIGANVNPHLPPELATFAVLPNIGFFEFIPLRDNIENQDHNGMESSFLCVEPEPVGLTEVKIGEEYEIVLTNFAGLYRYRLGDAVKVVGFHNSTPELKFVCRRNLLLSINIDKNTEKDLQLAVEAAAMLLGEEKLDVVDYSSHVDSSTDPGHYVIFWEINGEASEDVLKECCNCLDRSFIDAGYVSSRKVKTIGALELRVLRRGTFQKILDHYLKLGAAVSQFKTPRCVGPTNNLVLQILRANVVKSYFSTAF, from the exons ATGCTAGAGAAGATGGAAGAATTTGACTCGGAGAGAGTGGTAGAGGAATTCGAAGCAATAACGAAGGACGCTGGAAAGGTTCAGAGAGAGGCCCTGAAGAAGATTCTTGAACAGAATGCATCGGCAGAGTACTTACAGAATCTTGGTCTCAATGGAAGAACTGATCCTGAGGGCTTCAAGGCATGTGTTCCCCTTGTTACCCACGAGGAACTGGAACCATACATTCTGAGAATTGTAGACGGTGATCCTTCTCCAATTCTCACTGGAAAACCAATCACAACCATCTCATTAAG TTCGGGAACTACTCAGGGAAAGCAAAAGTTCATACCCTTCAACGAGGAGTTGATGGAATCCACCATGCAGATATATCGGACATCTTTTGCTTTTCGAAACAG AGAGTTTCCTATTGGGAATGGAAAGGCCTTGCAGTTGATTTACAGCAGCAAGCAGTTCAAAACCAAAGGGGGTCTGGCAGCTGGAACTGCTACCACTAATGTCTTCCGTAACTCTAAGTTCAAGAGGACAATGAAGGCGATGCAGTCCCAATCCTGCAGCCCTGATGAAGTAATCTTTGGTCCCGATTTCCATCAGTCTCTGTACTGCCATCTCTTATGTGGGTTAATCTTTCGGGATGAAGTTCAGTTTGTAACCTCTACTTTTGCCCATAGCATCATCCATGCATTCATAACCTTTGAACAAGTTTGGGAAGAACTGTGCACTGATATCAGGTATGGGGTCCTCAGCAGCAAAATCACTTTCCCGCCTATCCGTACAGCTATGTCAAAATTGCTCAAACCAAACCCTGAATTGGCAGATTTGATTCATAGAAAGTGCACAGGCCTGAGTAACTGGTATCGACTAATACCAGAACTTTTTCCAAATGCAAAGTACATCTACGGGATCCTGACAGGATCAATGGAGCCTTATTTGAAAAAGCTGAGGCACTATGCAGGGGAGCTGCCCCTGTTGAGTGCTGATTATGGGTCTTCTGAAGGATGGATTGGAGCAAATGTCAATCCACATCTGCCACCCGAGCTGGCCACTTTTGCCGTTCTTCCTAATATTGGGTTTTTTGAATTCATCCCTCTGAGGGACAACATTGAGAATCAGGATCACAATGGGATGGAGTCCAGTTTCCTGTGTGTGGAGCCTGAGCCTGTGGGTTTAACTGAAGTCAAGATCGGTGAAGAGTATGAGATCGTCCTCACCAATTTTGCAG GTCTCTACCGCTATAGGCTTGGAGATGCAGTAAAGGTGGTGGGATTCCATAACTCCACCCCAGAACTTAAATTTGTTTGCAGGAGGAACCTTCTGCTATCCATAAACATCGACAAGAACACCGAGAAAGATTTACAGCTTGCCGTGGAGGCGGCTGCCATGCTATTAGGAGAAGAAAAGCTGGATGTTGTTGACTACTCTAGCCATGTGGACTCATCCACAGATCCTGGCCACTACGTGATCTTTTGGGAAATAAATGGGGAAGCAAGTGAGGATGTTCTTAAGGAATGCTGCAACTGCTTGGACAGGTCTTTTATTGATGCAGGCTATGTCAGCTCGCGTAAGGTCAAGACCATAGGAGCACTCGAACTCCGAGTTCTCCGGAGAGGAACTTTCCAGAAGATTCTAGATCATTATCTAAAATTAGGAGCTGCTGTTAGCCAGTTTAAAACACCAAGATGTGTAGGCCCGACAAACAATCTGGTGCTGCAAATCTTGCGTGCTAATGTTGTTAAGAGCTACTTTAGTACTGCTTTCTAG